The following coding sequences are from one Streptomyces sp. NBC_01232 window:
- a CDS encoding molybdopterin-dependent oxidoreductase: MKADPSRPARPRRAVGAVSGIVAAVAGLALAQLTAAAGRPEASPVTAVGGAVVDLTPVAVREWAIGLFGTADKLVLGFGILAVLAVAAVGSGLLAVRHLAAGIAVVGGFGLVGALAALSRPEASWRDALPALVGALASAGVLYLLITAGTRPRPAGAPQQGAWAMDRRGFGRLVAAVLAVSAGVGLGARRLGAHGAAGATASRADFVLPRPTVPAPPVPAGADLRVPGLGPFITGNQDFYRVDTALVVPRVDADTWRLRIHGEGVSRPLTLDLRQLLARPVVEHDITLTCVSNEVGGPYAGNARWLGVRLGDLLREAGVRPPSQGGPADQLVARSVDGMTIGTPVETVMDGRAALLAVGMNGRPLPFAHGFPVRMVVPGLYGYVSACKWIDELRLTTFAAYDAYWVRRSWAQQAPVKTQSRIDTPRPYAGLAPGRVAVAGVAWAQHRGIDGVQVRVDGGAWQEARLGSADGVDTWRQWVWPWEATPGRHRLEVRATDGTGAVQTGDRTGTVPDGATGWHTVDVDVRALG, encoded by the coding sequence GTGAAGGCAGACCCGAGCCGTCCCGCACGGCCGCGGCGCGCGGTGGGCGCCGTCAGCGGGATCGTCGCGGCCGTCGCCGGGCTGGCGCTCGCGCAGCTGACCGCCGCGGCCGGCCGGCCCGAAGCCTCGCCGGTCACGGCCGTCGGCGGTGCGGTGGTCGACCTGACGCCGGTGGCCGTCCGGGAATGGGCGATCGGGCTGTTCGGCACCGCCGACAAGCTGGTGCTGGGCTTCGGCATCCTCGCCGTCCTGGCCGTGGCCGCCGTCGGGTCCGGGCTGCTCGCCGTACGCCACCTCGCGGCCGGGATCGCGGTCGTGGGCGGCTTCGGGCTGGTGGGGGCGCTGGCGGCGCTCAGTCGGCCGGAGGCCTCCTGGCGGGACGCGCTGCCAGCGCTGGTGGGCGCACTGGCCTCGGCCGGCGTGCTGTACCTGCTGATCACGGCGGGGACGCGGCCCCGCCCGGCCGGAGCGCCGCAGCAAGGAGCCTGGGCGATGGACCGGCGCGGCTTCGGCCGGCTGGTCGCCGCCGTCCTGGCGGTGTCGGCCGGGGTCGGCCTCGGCGCGCGCCGTCTGGGGGCCCACGGTGCGGCCGGGGCCACCGCCTCCCGGGCCGACTTCGTGCTCCCCCGGCCCACGGTGCCCGCGCCGCCGGTGCCCGCCGGGGCGGACCTGCGGGTGCCGGGGCTCGGCCCCTTCATCACTGGGAACCAGGACTTCTACCGGGTGGACACCGCGCTCGTCGTCCCCCGCGTGGACGCGGACACCTGGCGGCTGCGCATCCATGGCGAGGGGGTGAGCAGGCCCCTGACCCTCGATCTGCGTCAGCTCCTGGCCCGCCCGGTCGTCGAGCACGACATCACCCTCACCTGCGTGTCCAACGAGGTGGGCGGCCCGTACGCGGGCAACGCCCGCTGGCTCGGCGTACGCCTCGGGGACCTGCTCCGCGAGGCGGGGGTGCGGCCGCCGTCCCAGGGCGGTCCGGCCGATCAGCTGGTGGCGCGTTCGGTGGACGGCATGACCATCGGCACTCCGGTCGAGACCGTCATGGACGGCCGGGCGGCGCTGCTGGCCGTGGGCATGAACGGGCGGCCCCTGCCCTTCGCGCACGGCTTCCCGGTCCGGATGGTCGTACCGGGCCTGTACGGCTACGTCTCGGCCTGCAAGTGGATCGATGAGCTGCGGCTGACCACCTTCGCCGCCTACGACGCCTACTGGGTGCGCAGGTCCTGGGCCCAGCAGGCCCCGGTCAAGACGCAGTCGCGGATCGACACCCCGCGCCCGTACGCCGGCCTGGCGCCGGGCCGGGTGGCGGTCGCCGGGGTGGCGTGGGCCCAGCACCGCGGGATCGACGGGGTCCAGGTGCGGGTGGACGGGGGCGCCTGGCAGGAGGCGCGGCTCGGTTCCGCGGACGGCGTGGACACCTGGCGGCAGTGGGTGTGGCCGTGGGAGGCGACCCCCGGCCGCCACAGGCTGGAGGTCCGCGCGACGGACGGCACGGGCGCCGTACAGACGGGGGACCGCACCGGGACCGTGCCCGACGGGGCGACCGGGTGGCACACGGTGGACGTCGACGTCCGGGCCCTGGGCTGA
- a CDS encoding MFS transporter, giving the protein MSVKPARSVSTSPYWPVITHSTLRRLLPGFTVSSLGDGMAVVAVSWLAIEIAPAAERGMWVALAAAAYTLSGAAGAVLLGRFLSRRSPARLVAWDAVLRATALGAIPVCHALGMLSIELYVVLLAASSVLHSWGQAGIYTLLARLLPERDHLAGNAVLSGIGSLCTVFGPPLAGALILWGGAATVIAVDAATFIVLAATFFLAFPRGDGPAPGASASRSAGFAVIRRTPALLGLLALSFVFFCLFGPVYVALPLYVSDGLGGPAGLLAAFYTAFGVGAVLGSVLTGYLRRLPMWPATTGIVLAFGLFMLPTGLGAPTAVAVVGFAAAGLLWPPYASLSTALFQRSAPPELLPQTLAASSAVRVLAVPLGTALGGPLVSGLGARETLLVSAVSIAVLGLAAAGAVRGARARRGRRP; this is encoded by the coding sequence ATGTCCGTGAAGCCGGCCCGGAGCGTCAGCACCTCGCCCTACTGGCCGGTGATCACCCACTCGACGCTGCGCCGGCTGTTACCCGGGTTCACCGTCTCGTCCCTCGGCGACGGCATGGCCGTGGTCGCCGTGAGCTGGCTGGCGATCGAGATCGCGCCTGCGGCGGAGCGCGGAATGTGGGTCGCCCTGGCGGCCGCGGCCTACACCCTCTCGGGCGCCGCGGGCGCCGTCCTCCTCGGGCGCTTCCTGAGCCGCCGCTCCCCGGCGCGGCTGGTCGCCTGGGACGCGGTGCTGCGCGCCACCGCTCTGGGTGCGATACCCGTGTGCCACGCCCTCGGGATGCTGAGCATCGAGCTGTACGTCGTGCTGCTCGCCGCGTCCTCCGTCCTCCACTCCTGGGGCCAGGCGGGCATCTACACCCTGCTCGCCCGGCTGCTGCCGGAGCGCGACCATCTGGCCGGCAACGCCGTGCTGTCCGGCATCGGCTCGCTCTGCACCGTCTTCGGCCCGCCGCTCGCCGGCGCCCTCATCCTCTGGGGCGGCGCCGCGACCGTGATCGCCGTCGACGCGGCCACCTTCATCGTCCTGGCCGCGACCTTCTTCCTGGCCTTCCCGCGGGGCGACGGGCCCGCACCCGGGGCGAGTGCTTCGCGCAGCGCGGGCTTCGCCGTCATCCGCCGCACTCCGGCCCTGCTGGGGCTGCTCGCCCTGAGTTTCGTCTTCTTCTGCCTCTTCGGCCCCGTGTACGTGGCTCTGCCGCTGTACGTGTCGGACGGCCTGGGCGGTCCCGCGGGTCTGCTGGCCGCCTTCTACACCGCGTTCGGTGTCGGCGCCGTCCTCGGCTCCGTGCTGACCGGATACCTGCGCCGCCTGCCGATGTGGCCGGCCACGACCGGCATCGTCCTCGCCTTCGGACTCTTCATGCTGCCGACGGGGCTGGGGGCGCCGACGGCCGTCGCCGTCGTCGGGTTCGCCGCCGCCGGACTGCTCTGGCCCCCGTACGCCTCGCTCTCCACCGCCCTCTTCCAGCGCTCGGCCCCACCGGAACTGCTTCCCCAGACCCTGGCCGCGAGCTCGGCGGTCCGGGTGCTCGCGGTCCCGCTCGGGACGGCACTGGGCGGACCGCTGGTGTCCGGGCTCGGGGCCCGGGAGACCCTGCTGGTCTCGGCCGTCTCGATCGCCGTCCTCGGTCTGGCGGCCGCCGGGGCCGTGCGGGGCGCACGTGCCCGGCGCGGGCGACGGCCGTGA
- a CDS encoding alpha-N-acetylglucosaminidase, whose product MRNPTHHSGRRPGTRRPLALAALPAALLALICAGPAPGATAPGAGSPARAGVTTDVRTAVRPVRADAHATAPRARARAFDVAPARAALGRLLPRHWRQFTLVPDTTAGPDTFTVSGTAGAITVRGSTGATLLTGVGWYLQHVAGVDIGWPGDSIGMLPARLPAVPSPVTRSAQVPHRYALNDTDDGYSGPYRSFEEHQRQIDLMALHGINEVFVQVGAEYPYYRALQGFGYSAEELRRWIPGPGHQSWWLLQNLSEFGGPVPERLMRERAALGGRIAEQLRGLGMTAVLPGYFGTVPPGFAARNPGSSTVAQGDWAGFDRPDWLDPASPVFAKLAAAYYAEQRAVFGDSTMYRMSPLHEGGQTGSVDVGAAARAIQDALHAARPGALWAVLGWQDDPTAELLAGVDTSKLLILDGLSDRYNRLDREARWGGAPYAMGTIYNFGGHTTVGANSSVWIERFGPWRDKADSALAGTAYLPEATGTNPAAFDLFTDLAWERGPIDQRKWFADFAARRYGRPDAEAAAAWEELRKGPYSTSSGLWSESQDSLFTARPALTAAGAAYWSPRSMRYPAGSVRKALDHLLKVDPALRGSSAYRFDLVDTARQALANHSRVLLPRIRAAYEAKDLTRFRALTAEWQDGMRKLDAVTGSDPAFLLGGWLSGARSWGTDRAEQDRYEYDARSLLSVWGRRSTSEGGFLHDYANREWNGLISELYAPRWAHYFASLDEALVRKAAPRQIDWHAFEAEWAGRTTRHPDRPSGDPYRLAEQVAAALPPPAATR is encoded by the coding sequence ATGAGGAACCCGACGCACCATAGCGGGCGCAGGCCCGGGACCCGGCGCCCGCTCGCCCTCGCCGCTCTTCCCGCGGCGCTGCTGGCGCTGATCTGCGCGGGGCCCGCGCCCGGGGCCACCGCCCCGGGTGCGGGGTCGCCCGCACGCGCCGGCGTGACGACGGACGTACGCACCGCCGTACGGCCCGTACGGGCCGACGCGCACGCCACCGCGCCCCGGGCGCGGGCCCGGGCCTTCGACGTCGCGCCCGCGCGGGCGGCTCTGGGGCGGCTCCTTCCGCGCCACTGGCGGCAGTTCACGCTTGTACCCGACACCACCGCCGGCCCCGACACCTTCACGGTCTCCGGGACCGCCGGCGCGATCACCGTGCGCGGCAGCACCGGAGCCACCCTGCTCACCGGTGTCGGCTGGTACCTCCAGCACGTCGCCGGGGTCGACATCGGCTGGCCCGGCGACAGCATCGGCATGCTGCCCGCCCGGCTGCCGGCGGTGCCGTCACCGGTCACCCGCAGCGCCCAGGTCCCGCACCGGTACGCGCTGAACGACACCGACGACGGGTACTCCGGCCCCTACCGCTCCTTCGAGGAGCACCAGCGGCAGATCGACCTGATGGCCCTGCACGGCATCAACGAGGTGTTCGTGCAGGTGGGCGCCGAGTACCCGTACTACCGGGCGCTCCAGGGGTTCGGCTACTCCGCCGAGGAACTGCGGCGGTGGATCCCCGGCCCCGGCCACCAGAGCTGGTGGCTGCTGCAGAACCTGAGCGAATTCGGCGGCCCGGTCCCCGAGCGGCTGATGCGCGAGCGCGCCGCGCTGGGCGGGCGGATCGCCGAGCAGCTGCGCGGGCTCGGCATGACGGCGGTGCTGCCCGGCTACTTCGGCACGGTGCCGCCCGGGTTCGCCGCGCGCAACCCGGGATCGTCGACGGTGGCGCAGGGCGACTGGGCGGGCTTCGACCGCCCGGACTGGCTGGACCCCGCCTCGCCCGTGTTCGCGAAGCTGGCCGCCGCCTACTACGCCGAGCAGCGCGCGGTGTTCGGGGACAGCACGATGTACCGGATGAGCCCGTTGCACGAGGGCGGCCAGACCGGCTCCGTCGACGTCGGCGCCGCCGCGCGCGCCATCCAGGACGCGCTGCACGCCGCCCGCCCCGGCGCGCTGTGGGCGGTGCTGGGCTGGCAGGACGACCCCACCGCCGAGCTGCTGGCCGGGGTGGACACCTCGAAGCTGCTGATCCTGGACGGGCTGTCCGACCGTTACAACCGGCTGGACCGCGAGGCCCGTTGGGGCGGAGCCCCGTACGCGATGGGCACCATCTACAACTTCGGCGGGCACACCACGGTCGGTGCGAACAGCTCGGTCTGGATCGAGCGGTTCGGCCCCTGGCGGGACAAGGCGGACAGTGCGCTCGCCGGGACCGCCTACCTGCCGGAGGCCACGGGGACCAACCCGGCCGCCTTCGACCTCTTCACCGACCTGGCCTGGGAACGCGGGCCGATCGACCAGCGCAAGTGGTTCGCCGACTTCGCGGCCCGCCGCTACGGCCGCCCCGACGCCGAGGCCGCGGCGGCCTGGGAGGAGCTCCGCAAGGGCCCGTACAGCACCTCCTCGGGGCTGTGGTCGGAGTCGCAGGACAGCCTGTTCACCGCAAGGCCGGCGCTGACCGCGGCCGGGGCGGCGTACTGGAGCCCCCGGTCCATGCGCTATCCGGCCGGTTCGGTGCGCAAGGCCCTGGACCACCTGCTGAAGGTGGACCCGGCGCTGCGCGGCTCCAGCGCCTACCGCTTCGACCTGGTGGACACCGCCCGCCAGGCCCTCGCCAACCACTCGCGGGTACTGCTGCCGAGGATCAGGGCGGCCTACGAGGCCAAGGACCTGACCCGCTTCCGTGCGCTGACGGCCGAATGGCAGGACGGGATGCGGAAGCTGGACGCGGTCACCGGTTCCGATCCGGCCTTCCTCCTCGGGGGCTGGCTCTCCGGGGCCCGCTCCTGGGGGACCGACCGGGCCGAGCAGGACCGGTACGAGTACGACGCCCGCTCGCTCCTGAGCGTGTGGGGCCGCCGCAGCACCAGCGAGGGTGGTTTCCTGCACGACTACGCGAACCGTGAATGGAACGGCCTGATCTCGGAGTTGTACGCCCCCCGGTGGGCGCACTACTTCGCTTCGCTGGACGAGGCGCTGGTCCGGAAGGCAGCCCCGCGGCAGATCGACTGGCACGCCTTCGAGGCCGAGTGGGCCGGGCGGACCACCCGGCATCCGGACCGGCCGAGCGGGGACCCGTACCGGCTGGCCGAGCAGGTCGCGGCAGCCCTGCCCCCGCCGGCCGCCACCCGCTGA
- a CDS encoding ricin-type beta-trefoil lectin domain protein, whose product MPPRLRATLPCLTAAALFALALSPAPVAAEPRATSDTPLALTPPMGWNNWAHYMCDIDEATVVANADALVSTGLAAKGYDTVTVDDCWMTKSRDAQGSLVVDTAKFPHGMAWLGEYLHAKGLKFGIYQDAGSMTCEKYPGSGAPQGGGEDHYAQDARQFASWKVDYVKMDGCNLWVPEGATKEQAYRDAYNGVAKALRESGRDMVLSASAPAYFQQGEWGGSDWHKVLGWVGETGQLWREGKDIKVYNPASPATSRWSAVLGNYGYNRWLGRYAGPGNWNDPDFLIAGAPGLTATESRSQVALWAMMASPFILSSDVSRLTPAGLAALGNTRMIQLDQDPMGRQGAVVSSNATFEILVRPLANGDRAVAVLNRSATTRDINVPLAEIGLADCTAGAQDLWSGASRDISGTLTGKVAGHDTGVWRLSPRGCAEAVPTGQIVGDGARCADGASTSGVGAVVMAVCTGAPDQRWTVGEDARLRLSGECLSVGEGRLVELADCSNRPAEQPGQSWSQRRDGTLVEEVSGLCLTAPAATAPAERLRLTDCGDHRVDQAWALPV is encoded by the coding sequence GTGCCGCCTCGCCTGCGTGCAACGCTCCCCTGTCTGACCGCGGCCGCCCTGTTCGCCCTCGCGCTCTCCCCCGCCCCGGTGGCGGCCGAGCCCCGGGCGACCTCGGACACCCCGCTCGCGCTCACCCCTCCCATGGGCTGGAACAACTGGGCGCACTACATGTGCGACATCGACGAGGCCACGGTGGTCGCCAACGCCGACGCGCTCGTGTCCACCGGGCTCGCCGCCAAGGGCTACGACACGGTGACCGTCGACGACTGCTGGATGACCAAGAGCCGTGACGCACAGGGCAGTCTGGTCGTCGACACGGCGAAGTTCCCGCACGGCATGGCCTGGCTCGGCGAGTATCTGCACGCCAAGGGCCTGAAGTTCGGCATCTACCAGGACGCTGGCTCCATGACCTGCGAGAAGTATCCGGGGAGTGGCGCACCCCAGGGCGGCGGCGAGGACCACTACGCGCAGGACGCCCGCCAGTTCGCCTCCTGGAAGGTGGACTACGTCAAGATGGACGGCTGCAACCTGTGGGTCCCGGAGGGCGCGACCAAGGAGCAGGCGTACCGGGACGCCTACAACGGCGTGGCGAAGGCCCTGCGGGAGAGCGGCCGGGACATGGTCCTGTCGGCCTCCGCGCCCGCCTACTTCCAGCAGGGCGAGTGGGGCGGCTCCGATTGGCACAAGGTCCTCGGCTGGGTCGGCGAGACCGGCCAGCTGTGGCGCGAGGGCAAGGACATCAAGGTCTACAACCCGGCGTCGCCCGCCACCTCCCGGTGGAGTGCCGTCCTCGGCAACTACGGCTACAACCGCTGGCTCGGCCGCTACGCGGGCCCCGGCAACTGGAACGACCCCGACTTCCTGATCGCGGGCGCCCCCGGGCTCACCGCCACCGAGAGCCGCAGCCAGGTCGCCCTCTGGGCCATGATGGCCTCCCCCTTCATCCTGTCCTCCGACGTCTCCAGGCTGACCCCCGCCGGCCTCGCGGCCCTCGGCAACACCCGGATGATCCAGCTGGACCAGGACCCGATGGGCCGTCAGGGCGCGGTGGTCTCCTCCAACGCCACCTTCGAGATCCTGGTGCGGCCGCTCGCGAACGGCGACCGCGCGGTGGCCGTGCTCAACCGCTCGGCCACCACCCGGGACATCAACGTACCGCTCGCCGAGATCGGCCTGGCCGACTGCACGGCCGGCGCCCAGGACCTGTGGAGCGGCGCGAGCCGCGACATCTCCGGGACGCTGACCGGCAAGGTGGCCGGGCACGACACCGGGGTCTGGCGGCTCAGCCCGCGCGGCTGCGCCGAGGCCGTGCCGACCGGGCAGATCGTCGGTGACGGCGCCAGGTGCGCCGACGGGGCCAGCACGAGCGGTGTCGGCGCCGTGGTGATGGCCGTCTGCACCGGAGCCCCCGACCAGCGCTGGACCGTGGGCGAGGACGCACGCCTTCGCCTGTCCGGCGAGTGCCTGTCGGTGGGCGAGGGCCGCCTCGTGGAGCTGGCCGACTGCTCGAACCGGCCCGCCGAACAGCCCGGCCAGAGCTGGTCGCAGCGCCGTGACGGAACCCTCGTCGAGGAGGTCAGCGGACTGTGCCTGACCGCTCCCGCGGCCACCGCCCCGGCCGAGCGCCTGCGACTGACCGACTGCGGCGACCACCGGGTCGACCAGGCCTGGGCCCTGCCGGTCTGA
- a CDS encoding TetR/AcrR family transcriptional regulator, which produces MPRRSAALDRATPEAIAVTALRILDEQGPGHLSFRTLADRLDVSHATVQRRCTDLAGLLDLCTEHLAGQLPEIPAGTDWAQATEQRFRSLYLLLTAHPGLLVLRGGRPWLGRQLLARLVEPALADSVAAGMSVAEAMTVYRRMYLLTLGSAAFVDHRDPAGATAASRAALAALDPGDFPVLGGALPDVLPALTDHEVYYGALRQLIEAARPTT; this is translated from the coding sequence ATGCCGCGAAGATCAGCCGCCCTGGACCGCGCGACCCCCGAGGCCATCGCCGTCACCGCCCTGCGGATCCTTGACGAGCAGGGTCCCGGCCACTTGAGCTTCCGCACCCTCGCCGACCGGCTCGACGTCTCCCACGCCACCGTCCAGCGCCGCTGCACGGACCTCGCCGGTCTGCTCGACCTGTGCACCGAGCACCTCGCCGGACAGCTCCCCGAGATCCCCGCCGGCACCGACTGGGCGCAGGCCACCGAACAGCGGTTCCGCTCGCTGTACCTGCTGCTCACCGCCCACCCCGGGCTGCTGGTGCTGCGCGGCGGACGGCCCTGGCTCGGCCGGCAGCTGCTGGCCCGGCTCGTCGAGCCCGCACTCGCCGACAGCGTGGCCGCCGGGATGAGCGTCGCCGAGGCGATGACCGTCTACCGCCGCATGTACCTGCTGACCCTCGGCAGCGCGGCCTTCGTCGACCACCGGGATCCGGCGGGGGCCACCGCCGCCTCGCGCGCCGCCCTGGCCGCACTGGATCCCGGGGACTTCCCCGTGCTCGGCGGCGCCCTGCCCGACGTACTGCCCGCCCTGACGGACCACGAGGTGTACTACGGCGCCCTGCGCCAGCTGATCGAAGCCGCCCGGCCCACCACCTGA
- a CDS encoding serine/threonine dehydratase: MQAAPAQQLDYAAVRAAAARIAGGVRPVTVAPAAEGVWYALEYLQHTGTFKARGARNFLAAHHEAGTLPAAGVTIASGGNAGLACAWAARALSVPATVFLPANAPHVKVERLRGYGAEVRLVGDRYAQALAACEEFAAGSGALSSHAYDHPLIAAGAGTLLDEIRAALPGLDAVVVAVGGGGLFAGIATAAREHGVRVIAVEPENCRALNSALAAGRVVDVTVDSVAADSLGATRVSADALAAAQEKNVTSVLVSDDRITAARRGLWEEHRIVVEAGAATALAGLRAAPEPLGDRVAVILCGANTDPRDLVGPGV; encoded by the coding sequence ATGCAAGCAGCACCGGCCCAGCAGCTCGACTACGCAGCCGTACGCGCCGCCGCGGCCCGGATCGCGGGCGGGGTGCGGCCCGTCACGGTGGCGCCCGCGGCCGAAGGCGTCTGGTACGCGCTGGAGTACCTCCAGCACACCGGGACCTTCAAGGCGCGCGGCGCCCGCAACTTCCTCGCCGCCCACCACGAGGCCGGCACCCTCCCGGCCGCCGGGGTCACCATCGCCTCCGGCGGCAACGCCGGGCTCGCCTGCGCCTGGGCGGCCCGCGCGCTGTCCGTGCCCGCGACCGTGTTCCTGCCCGCCAACGCCCCGCACGTGAAGGTGGAACGGCTGCGCGGGTACGGGGCCGAGGTGCGGCTCGTCGGCGACCGGTACGCCCAGGCGCTGGCCGCCTGCGAGGAGTTCGCCGCCGGGAGCGGGGCCCTCAGCAGCCATGCCTACGACCACCCGCTCATCGCGGCGGGCGCCGGAACCCTGCTCGACGAGATCCGGGCCGCCCTGCCCGGGCTGGACGCGGTGGTCGTCGCGGTCGGCGGCGGCGGCCTCTTCGCCGGGATCGCCACCGCCGCGCGCGAGCACGGCGTACGGGTGATCGCGGTCGAGCCGGAGAACTGCCGGGCCCTGAACTCCGCCCTGGCGGCGGGCCGGGTCGTGGACGTGACCGTGGACTCCGTCGCCGCCGACTCCCTGGGGGCCACCCGGGTCTCGGCGGACGCGCTCGCCGCCGCGCAGGAGAAGAACGTGACATCCGTCCTCGTGTCCGACGACCGGATCACGGCCGCCCGGCGCGGGCTCTGGGAGGAGCACCGGATCGTGGTCGAGGCGGGTGCGGCCACCGCCCTTGCCGGGCTGCGCGCTGCGCCGGAGCCCCTCGGCGACCGGGTCGCCGTCATCCTCTGCGGGGCCAACACGGACCCCCGGGACCTGGTGGGCCCGGGAGTCTGA
- a CDS encoding universal stress protein: MSEQPIEQLIVVGVDGSNHSKEALRWAVAQAAMTGGRVHAVMAWEWNRNPFAIGPTAAETSDAEAVTAEEAARRKLADTVAAAVGTSPGVPVFRRVEQGSPAQVLVDASKEADLMVVGTRGYGGFKGALLGSVSQQVVQYSAGTVVVVREGADDND; the protein is encoded by the coding sequence GTGAGTGAGCAGCCCATCGAGCAGCTGATCGTCGTCGGCGTGGACGGGTCGAACCATTCGAAGGAAGCCCTGCGCTGGGCGGTCGCGCAGGCCGCGATGACGGGAGGCCGGGTGCACGCGGTCATGGCCTGGGAGTGGAACCGCAATCCGTTCGCCATCGGCCCGACGGCTGCCGAGACCTCCGACGCGGAGGCGGTGACGGCCGAGGAGGCCGCGCGCCGGAAGCTGGCGGACACGGTCGCCGCGGCCGTCGGCACCTCGCCGGGCGTGCCGGTCTTCCGGCGCGTCGAGCAGGGCTCCCCGGCGCAGGTCCTGGTCGACGCCTCGAAGGAGGCGGACCTGATGGTGGTCGGCACCCGCGGGTACGGGGGTTTCAAGGGCGCGTTGCTGGGGTCGGTGAGCCAGCAGGTCGTGCAGTACTCCGCCGGTACGGTCGTTGTCGTCCGCGAGGGCGCGGACGACAACGACTGA
- a CDS encoding ABC transporter substrate-binding protein: MTRSNPTRIAAALLTTLALLSTGACGLGGGAADTKEAERTGKVAGGITFRTLQLKPTFTAYVQGVIDAFEKRYPEVEVKWEDVPGDGYNEKLVADAQAGALPDVVNLSTDSFQLLGDRGMLADVARLDGAMAKEYVPGAWEQFKLPGKGDSVYAYPWYVTPEILTYNRELFEKAGLDPDRPPTSVEQFFDCAERIAATSGGRYSAFMADPKGRLPGDWQKMGIPILSEQQDRFTFDTDKAVQWVERMKDLYAKGAMPKESLLKSDDINQLYGGGKIVFGPGSPGFVKDIKQNAPQIYAKTQVAGAVTGSLGHIGIYAQSLGIRKDTKHLDAAAEFARWVTNGPNQVEFSRKATIYPSNARGLADPFFSDKGDGKDAETLARAVGADQLKTAALDANTPVQWTNQVGDAVVREMQKAIKGEQDPRTAVQRAQEAANKLLAAAADK, from the coding sequence ATGACCCGTTCGAACCCGACCCGTATTGCTGCAGCCCTGCTGACGACGCTCGCCCTCCTGTCGACCGGAGCGTGCGGCCTGGGCGGCGGGGCCGCAGACACGAAGGAGGCGGAGAGGACGGGCAAGGTGGCCGGCGGGATCACCTTCCGGACCCTCCAGCTGAAGCCCACGTTCACGGCCTACGTGCAGGGGGTCATCGACGCCTTCGAGAAGCGCTACCCCGAGGTCGAGGTGAAATGGGAGGACGTGCCGGGCGACGGATACAACGAGAAGCTCGTCGCGGACGCCCAGGCCGGAGCCCTCCCCGACGTGGTCAACCTCTCCACCGACTCCTTCCAGCTCCTCGGCGACCGGGGCATGCTCGCCGACGTCGCCCGGCTCGACGGGGCGATGGCCAAGGAGTACGTGCCGGGCGCCTGGGAGCAGTTCAAGCTGCCCGGCAAGGGCGACAGCGTGTACGCCTACCCCTGGTACGTCACGCCGGAGATCCTCACGTACAACAGAGAGCTCTTCGAGAAGGCCGGTCTGGATCCGGACCGGCCGCCGACGAGCGTGGAGCAGTTCTTCGACTGCGCCGAGCGGATCGCCGCCACGTCCGGCGGCCGGTACTCCGCCTTCATGGCCGACCCCAAGGGCCGGCTGCCCGGGGACTGGCAGAAGATGGGCATCCCGATCCTCAGCGAGCAGCAGGACCGGTTCACCTTCGACACGGACAAGGCCGTCCAGTGGGTGGAGCGGATGAAGGACCTCTATGCCAAGGGCGCCATGCCCAAGGAGTCCCTGCTCAAGTCGGACGACATCAACCAGCTCTACGGCGGCGGCAAGATCGTCTTCGGGCCCGGCTCCCCGGGCTTCGTCAAGGACATCAAGCAGAACGCCCCGCAGATCTACGCCAAGACCCAGGTCGCCGGAGCCGTCACCGGCAGCCTCGGCCACATCGGCATCTACGCCCAGTCGCTCGGCATAAGGAAGGACACCAAGCACCTCGACGCGGCGGCCGAGTTCGCGCGATGGGTCACCAACGGCCCCAACCAGGTGGAGTTCTCCAGGAAGGCCACCATCTACCCCTCCAACGCCCGGGGCCTCGCCGACCCGTTCTTCTCCGACAAGGGCGACGGCAAGGACGCGGAGACCCTCGCCCGTGCGGTCGGCGCCGACCAGCTGAAGACCGCCGCGCTCGACGCCAACACCCCCGTCCAGTGGACCAACCAGGTCGGGGACGCCGTCGTGCGCGAGATGCAGAAGGCCATCAAGGGCGAGCAGGACCCCCGGACCGCCGTGCAGAGGGCTCAGGAGGCCGCGAACAAGCTCCTCGCCGCCGCGGCCGACAAGTGA